CGACTCTCAATAATCCAAAAAAGAAATGATTCAATAGACATTTTGCAGTAGAGTTTCCAGGTTCTAAGTAAATGATTTCAACCACCAAGAGCTAACTAATCAAATACCATGACTAAATCCTAGTTAAAGACAAAGATATGCTTAACGTTCTATCCTAAGTGAAGATAATCATGTCACTTAGGCTTCGGCTTAGTCTCGACCTGCCCTCCCAAGTCCTCCTCTTGCTCTACTGCGGCGACCTCCTCTGCCACGGTAAGAAGACTGTCCAGCATTGAACATCCTCATAGAACTCATTTGGTTTTGCTGATTAGTCACAGGTCTCATGGATTGCTGCTGCTGGTTGTACATCACTGGAGCTGCTGCACTTTGAGAAGGTTGTTGGCGCATACCAAAAGGCTGGTTGGGATTGTTCTGACCTACAAACATTGTTGATACTTGTGCTCCAAGGTTTGGTTCTATAACCTGACTGCCATACTGCTGGTTGTACATCATCACTGGAGGTTGAACTGGAAGTGGGTTGGGAACAATTCTCATTTGGTTTGGCTGATTGATCTCAGGTCTCATGGATTGCTGGTTGTACATCACTGAAGCTGCTGCACTTTGAAAAGGTTGTTGGCGCATACTAAAAGACTGGTTGGGATTGTTCTGACCTAAAAACATTGCTGATACTTGTGCTCCAAGGTTTGGTTCTATAATCTGACTGCCATACTTCTGGTTGTACATCATCATTGGAGGTTGAACTGGAAGTGGGTTGGGAACAATTCTCATTTGGTTTGGCTGATTGATCTCAGGTCTCATGAATTGCTGCGGCGGGTTGTACATCATTGGAGCTGTTGCATTGAGAAAAGGTTGTTGGCGCATACCAAAAGGTTGTCTGAGAAGCATAGCTGGTACTTGTGTGCCAAGGTTTGGTTCTGTAAGCTGACTGCTCCTGAAACCAAGCTGCTGGTTGTACATCATTGGCGTCACTGGAGCTAGACTTGGGGGTAGAGTGGGAAAAAATCCCATTTGGTTCGGTTGATCGAGCTGTTGTTGGTTGTACATCATTGAATCTTGATAGATTGGGAACAACGTCCATATGATGCGGCTGCATACAAAGAAGTTGGTTAGAATTGTTCTGCCCTGTTAATCCTTGTGCGCCAAGGTTTGGTTCTGAAAACTGACTGCTCCCATCATAATGATTTGAGTTAATGATTTCTTGTTCATTAGTACTCATCCTTCTCCTCTTTGTTGTTGTACTCTGGCAATcattaacttcttcttcttcttcttcatcaaagacgtCAGTCTTTGCTGGATCATGAAATATCTTGAACAGATCCTCTTCATCAATATATTCTACAGATTCATCGTGGATTAGAGGGAGACGTGTACCGAGAGGCAGTTGGAAATCTGACTCCGATTCCAATCTCACAATATATAAAGGTTTCTTTACATAGTCAAGTCCAAAAATGTAGCCAACCACACGACAAAACGGAGCTCTTGTTTCACGAAAAAGCATAGTAGAACCTACTTTCAAAGTTCTAAGCGCTTTGAACCTCTCAAGTATCGCATAACGTTCCTGTAATACCTGTGATCACAAGCAGGGTTTCATGCATTTAAGGCATGGAACTGCTAAAGAAAAAACgagaatatatgtaaaaattccTCTTGAGATTACCATGTTCACAAATTCAACGTTGGTTTGATGCGCAGCTTCAAGGGtctagactctctctctctctatagtgAGGAAATATCTCAACTATCTCTTTACTACTTATCCTCCTAGATTTGTTCTAACAAACAACAACTTATCCTTTTGTTTAGTCTGGTTTAATCCGGTTTGGTAAAGTACTTAGTTTACCCGGTTATTTAAGtacaaatgtataaaaatattgatcaaTATACGAATAAAAATGAACATCCGTGCGGGCGCGCAGGTCAAGCTCTAGTGTTTGTCTAAAAGTAGAAACACACACACTCAGAAAAAAAATCCTCCAGAAACAAGCTCATAAAGAATAGAGCAAAATACACAGTTTTACACTAGAGGAGGTTTGTATTCAAGGAAAAAGAAGTTAATACGCAGAGAATGATTCAAGATTCACCAAGACCTAGACGCTTAGATCATtgtcttaaattttttaataagacCAATCTTGTCCTAATAGGTACTACTCTGCACTGTTTCTGTTCTCTACAACTCATCCTTCTCTTTGTTACCGACTTAATATGCTAGTAGAGGTTCTAATTCCATTTGGTTGTTTGGGAGAGAGAGATTCTAAAAACAAGCCCTGAACAATCCTCGTTACTTGATCTTATACACTAAGcaacaaaacaaacaacataCATTTTCGCACAATGCAAGTCCTTTCGGTAACTAACAAAGTACAGCTTTGTTTTACAATGTTAAATATGAATAAAGTTACACGCACTATAAAGAACACAACAACACAGCAAATTatacatactttttttttttagtacaAACAAGTTTCAAAGAATCAAGTAAACACACAATTTGACACTAGAGGTCGTTATCATAACCATCTTTGGTTTTAGAGATTCTTGAAGAGGAAGAATAATTAAAGTTTATTAGATTTCCAATTTATTAGTATGCACAATGTTTCTTCAGGTGAGTATGTTACAGACACAAACACACATactaaaagaagagaaaaatacAGGAGCAGTAGAAACAAAATGGGAGAATCTACGTTTTAAGGTACATGTTGTTTTTAAGGAACAATGATTACATATAGAGATAGATTCAAGATTCACGAAAGGCAAAACTCCCCCACTAATCTGAGACAAGTACCCTCAGATCATTATCATCATTACAACTAGAACATTGCTAACTGATCTTGGATGGTCACATCTTGAAATGTCCGCATTTGATTCTTCTAAgcataaaaaaacatttatctaATGGTAATTGATCAACACCACAAAAGAAGGGTCCATTGTAAAAATGATCGACACCAATATAGAGAAACCAAAACTTGCTAGACACAGAGAACATCCATTTTTGTGTCTTTCAAATCCCTTAACGTGTTTCTGATCCAATCCAGCttgctataaaaaaaaattttgtctACTGTTATTGCTTTATATTAGAAACATTTGGGATACAATGATCGTTTTGTATTAACTGTTTCTATTGAGTGTAACACAAGCACTGTACAATTTTGAGTTTCATTACCTCACATACATTGCAATCTCCAGCCTCTCCTATAAGGAGGCGCTTCTAGATCTTAATGGAGAACATACTGGTTTCTAAACAGATCTTTGACTAAAACAGTACCCAGTATTTCATTTACAATTATCAAAATCAATCTGAAGtctattttttgaaagaaaatcgTCTTTTACTTTTTACCTAACCTCTTCTGCTCTAGCCTTGACCTTGGCGTGAAGACGATGGTTCATCAGCGTTAGACCCCTGAAACTGCCTTGGCTGTTGTGTTTGAGGCTGAAGTTGCTGATTTACCTGCTCAGGCGGTGGTGGTACTGCTGCACTGGGAGAAGCTTGGTGGTGTTGAATCATATTCATGGGGAACCTAAAGCGTTGTTGTCCTTGGTGGAATTGCTGTTGCTGCAGATGGTAGTTGTAGTTCATCACTGGCCTCACTGCTTGTTGCTGCTGATTGTAGTTGTAGTTCATCCATGGCCTCACTGCTTGTTGCTGCTGATTGGAGTTGTAGTTCATCCATGGCCTCACTGCTTGTTGCTGCTGATTGTAGTTGTAGTTCATCACTGGCCTCACTGCTTGTTGCTGCTGATTGTAGTTGTAGTTCATCACTGGCCTCGCTGCTTGTTGCTGCTGATTGTAGTTGTAGTTCATCACTGGCCTCACTGCTTGTTGCTGCGGCTGGTTGTAGTTCATCCATGGCGGCTGATTTTGCCTTCCCTGGTTCAAGGGATGCCTAGCACTAAAAGCCCCAAGTGATCCACCTGATGATCCTCCTAGACGCTCCAAGTACTCTTGATACCCCTCTGAATCCCTAGGAGCTTCAATTTGCCATAGATGCTGTTGGCTCATACCAGGCTGATGGTTTTGCCTTTTCCTGGAGGAGGAGCTCTCACCTGCCTCATACACTTTCCGCTTTCCCCTTTGCTGAGTAAACTCATTCTGAACAGGTGCAACTGGTCGCTCCTGCTGATATGGAGGCACACTTGGTCTAAGATGCGACATCATCATCTGTTGTGACATTTGAAAAGGAGCAACTGATCCCTCCTGCTGATATGGATGAGGCATTTGAAAATGTGCAACTGGTCGCTCCTGCTGATATGGATGAGGCATCATCATCTGTTGAGACATTTGAGCGCCAGAAGGAACAAGACCACGGTTCTGTTGACTTGCAGACGATATTGAGCCACGTCCCATCGTTTCACCACTCCTATGAAACTGAATAAGACCTGGATCATTAGTAACAAGACTAGGACTAACCTAAGCCAACGTTAATGGTGGGCACAAGAAGCAGAGATAACCAGAGACAATAGACCTAGACTCTACCACTTGTACGACTAAACCTAATCCAACATTAATGGCAGGACAAGAAGCATAGCATagcaaaacataaacaatatgCTTAGACTCTCTAATCACTTAAAAGAGTTCTTGATCATCACAAAGTTTGGGATGTACCGTGCTCGAGTCTTCTTGACGATTCTGGTTCTCAGTTGCTTGGTCTTGTATGCTGAGACTAATAGCAGAAGTGTTGGGATTAGAATCAAGAGGACGGTTGAGATCACTTGCAAACGATGCTGAGCCACGTTCCATCATTTGACCACTCCTATAAATCTGATCAAAACTTGGATCAGTACGGAGTAGTAACAAGACTACGTCTAACTAATCCAACGTTAATGGCGGGACGCGAAACAGAGCGAAACAGAGCGAAACAGAGCGAAACAGAGCAAAACAGAGCAAAACAGAGACAATATACATAGACTCTAATCACTAAAAACGTTCTTGATCATCACAAAGTTTAGAAGGTACCGTGGACGAGAATCCTAATGACCCAAAAGTTTCCTCCTCTGTATTGAACTGAATGCCACCAAGATAGGGGCAAGGACTATACGGGTTCTGTTGTTCACTTGCAAAAGAGGTTGAGCCACGTTCCATCGTTTCACCACTCGTACGAATCTGGTTTAAGTCTTGGATCAGTACTAATGTAGTAACAAGAAGCAGAGACAATATGCTTACCGCGATCGCGTCTTCTTGACGATTCTGATTAAGAGAGCTCTCGATAGCTTCTTCATTGACTTCTTCTTCGGTTGTTTTGGCGGGATCAACCTCCTCTCTCTGCACTTCGTCTTTATCAGTTGGAGAAGTAGCCATGGCCAGATATGAGAGAAGTTTCTAGAGAGAAAGATGAGAGAGCGTAGAAGAAGAAACAAGTTAAAGATCTTCTAATATATGGCGCGAGTGCTTAGACCGTTAGGGTTTGTAAGTGCGTGTGAAACTCCACACTAACCGAATCGTTGGAATCTCACGCGCTTATGAAGAGTGAGTAGTTACTAATTACACCAAAAAAGGGTAGGagagtcatttttaaaaaagattatgTAGAGTGAAGAGCAAGGAACCTGACtcctttgttttgagttttataTAAGGGATGGTAATTGTTTTCAGAGAGTTTTGAGAAAGAGAAATGGTTTATTTAATCTCGCCATCTTTGGTTTTAGTGATTTCTTGATGAATAAGAACACTGTTTATTGGACCTCTACTGATTAGTAAGCACAATGTTTCTTCGGATGAGTATGTTTAGGGCTGGGCACACTTATCGGTTCAGGAATTACCCGAGCGACTTATAtctctaaaaccaaaaaatcaaaactgaatcggaaccgaaccaaaaaccgaataagtatccaaatttatataatatagtttatagtttatatacaaGTAAATATTAACAGTCATTAttgtgcacaaaaaaaacagtcattgttgcatttaaactaatcaattaaaatactacatacaaaccaaaataccaaaaaaaaattaccataataaattttatctaaaatattttaattatccaaattattcaaaattttatccaaaaatcCGAAAAATCTGATATTTAATTCGAAAAccaaattttctgtttttaatatgGATTACCAGAAAACCGAAACCAAACTAAAACCAAATGAAATCCAAATTTTTCTCGGATATTAGTCGGTTGCCAACTTTGttacccgaaccaaaatttttttaatactatatTAGATACTAAATCtctagaattaaaaaaaaaaaaaaactaaaccggAACAGAATGACAAAGACAAAATATGTTACAGACACAAACACACATACTAAAAAAAATACTGTATACAAGAGCACTAGGGACAAGGACAAAGTGGATCCGAATCTACCGTTCACAAACATGTTTTCAAGGAACAATGATTACAAGTAGAGAAAGATTCAAGATTGACAAAAGGCAAAACTCCCCCACAAATCTGAAATAAACACATTGCAACGAGGTTAAGAAAGTAAGCATTTATTAAGCCACATGACCAAGCTTTCTATACACATTTCCTAAAAtcctttattaataaaataagtccTAAAGCAGCATAGTCTTTATTCACATAAGAGATGACAATACTAAAAGATCAACCAAAACCAATGCAAGAAAACGGCCCAACAGAAATTTTGCTACATAATTTGGAAAAGTTCAACTAACTAGTTAGTTATAAAAGTTGATTAGACAGTCCTTCAGAGACTCTTTTGAGATAGTGAAGATAATCATGTCACTTAGGCTTCTGCTTAGTCTCGACCTCCCCTCCCAAGACCTCTGGCTCTACTGCGATGACTTCCTCTGCCACGGTAAGAAGACTGTCCTGCAGCATTGAACATCCTCATAGAACTCATTTGGTTTTGCTGATTAGTCACAGGTCCCATGGATTGCTGGTTGTACATCACTGGAGCTGCTGCACTTTGAGAAGGTTGTTGGCGCATACCAAAAGGCTGGTTGGGATTGTTCTGACCTAAAAACATTGTTGATGCTTGTGCTCCAAGGTTTGGTTCTGTAATCTGACTGCCATACTGCTGGTTGTACATCATTGGAGCTTGAACTGGGAATGGATTGGGAACAACTCCCATATTGTTCGGCTGATTGATCTCACGTCTCATGAAATGATGCGGCGGATTGTATACCATTGGAGCTGCTGCATTGAGAAAAGGTTGTTGGAACATGCCAAAAGGCTGTCTGAGATTGTGCTGACCTAGTTCTGTAATCTGACTGCTCCTGAAACCATGCTGCTGGTTGTACATCATCACTGGAGCAGCTTGACTTGGGAGTAGATTCTGATTGATCTCAGGTCTCATGAAATGATGCGGCGGATTGTATACCATTGGAGCTGCTGCATTGAGAAAAGGTTGTTGGAACATGCCAAAAGGTTGTTTGAGATTGTGCTGACCTAGTGGCTGGTTGTACATTATCACTGGAGCAGCTTGACTTGGGAGTAGATTCTGATTGGTCTCAGGTCTCGTGAGTTGCTGCTGTTGGTTGTACATCATTAAAGCTTGACATAGAATTTGAAGTAGATTGGGAACAATGTCCACATGATGTGGCTGCATACAAAGAAATTGGTTAAAATTGTCTTGGCATTGTCCCTCATAATGATTGCAAGTCCTCAAAATCTTCTTGTTTGAGTTAATGATTTCTTCTTCACTACTCATCCTTCTCCTCTTTGTTGTTGTACTCTGGCAGTcattaacttcttcttcttcttcaaagatGTCAAACGCAGCCCTTACTGGATCATTAAATCTCTTGAACAGATCCTCTTCATCAATATATTCTGCAATTTTCTGGGCGACTAGAGGGATAAGTGTACCGCGAGGCGTTTTGATGTCTGATTCCATTCTCACAACGTAGAAAGGTCTCCTTACATATCCAAATCCAAAGTAGTAACCAACCACAAGACCAAAAGGAGCTCTTGTTTCACTTATAAGCAAAGTAGAACCTACTTTCAAAGTTCTATCCTCTCCGATCATCTCAAGTACCACATGACGTGCCCTTACAACCTGTGATAACAAACATAGTTTTAAAATTCCTCTTGATATTCCCATTGATGTAGCTTCtaggggttttttttttgttgttgttgttgataaaGGTCTATATTCTCTCTAGCTACACGATTTATAGTTAAGAAATAGCAGATATCTCGTAGTACTTATCCTCCTagatttctaaagattttcaTATCTCTTGTGTATATTGAAATCATTAAGTTCTAACAAACAACAACTTATCCTTTTAGTCTGGTTTAGTCCGGTTTGGTAAAGAACTTCGTTTGATTATCTAGTAGTACAAATGGAAACACACTAAAAAGCTTTTAAGTACAAAACAAGCTCAAAGAATCGAGTTAACACACAGTTTTATTACACCTAGAGATTGCAttcaaggaaaaaaaatgttaataaacAAAGACTGATTCAAGATTCACCAAGACCTAGACGCTTAGATCATGTCAACTAGAAGCTTGACTTGGAAATAGATTGGGAACAACGTCCATATGATGCGGCTGCATACAAAGAAGTTGGTTAGAATTGTTCTGCCCTGATAATCCTTGTGCGCCAAGGTTTGGTTCTGAAAACTGACTGCTCCCATCATAATGATTTGAGTTAATGATTTCTTGTTCATTAGTACTCATCCTTCTCCTCTTTGTTGTTGTACTCTGGCAATcattaacttcttcttcttcttcttcatcaaagacgtCAGTCTTTGCTGGATCATGAAATATCTTGAACAGATCCtcttcatcaatatattgtacaGATTCATCGTGGATTAGAGGGAGACGTGTACCGAGAGGCAGTTGGAAATCTGACTCCGATTCCAATCTCACAATATATAAAGGTTTCTTTACATAGTCAAGTCCAAAAATGTAGCCAACCACACGACAAAACGGAGCTCTTGTTTCACGAAAAAGCATAGTAGAACCTACTTTCAAAGTTCTAAGCGCTTTGAACCTCTCTAGTATCGCATAACGTTCCTGTAATACCTGTGATCACAAGCAGGGTTTCATGCATTTAAGGCATGGAACTGCTAAAGAAAAAACgagaatatatgtaaaaattccTCTTGAGATTACCATGTTCACAAATTCAACGTTGGTTTGATGCGCAGCTTCAAGGGtctagactctctctctctctatagtgAGGAAATATCTCAACTATCTCTTTACTACTTATCCTCCTAGATTTGTTCTAACAAACAACAACTTATCCTTTTGTTTAGTCTGGTTTAATCCGGTTTGGTAAAGTACTTCGTTTACCCGGTTATTTAAGtacaaatgtataaaaatattgatcaatatacaaataaaaatgaacatCCGCACGCCCGCGCGGGTCAAGCTATAGTGTTTGTCTAAAGGTAGGAACACACACACTCAGAAAAAAAATCCTCCAGAAACAAGCTCATAAAGAATAGAGCAAAACACACAGTTTTACACTAGAGGAGGTTTGTATTCAAGGAAAAAGAAGTTAATACACAGAGACTGATTCAAGATTCACCAAGACCTAGACGCTTAGATCATtgtcttaaattttttaataagacCAATCTTGTCCTAATAGGTACTACTCTGCACTGTTTCTGTTCTCTACAACTCATCCTTCTCTTTGTTACCGACTTAATATGCTAGTAGAGGTTCTAATTCCATTTGGTTGTTTGGGAGAGAGAGATTCTGAAAACAAGCCCTGAACAATCCTCGTTACTTGATCTTATACACTAAGCAACAAAACAACAACATACATTTTCGCACAATGCAAGTCCTTTCGGTAACTAACAAAGTACAGCTTTGTTTTGCAATGTTAAATATGAATAAAGTTACACGCACTATAAAGAACACAACAACACAGCAAATTatacatactttttttttttagtacaAACAAGTTTCAAAGAATCAAGTAAACACACAATTTGACACTAGAGGTCGTTCAACAAACAATGATTACAATAGGGATGATCTAAGATTcacagaaaagaaagaaaaaaagaaaacgagCTCCCCTACCAATCAAATCATCTACCACTGGAGACGAGCACAATGATCTTTTCCTTATccaatttacatgaaacaagcCTCCCTTTGGCTGCAGAATCAGCTTCCTTCTCAGGATTATGACTCAAGTGTTACGTTTTTCACTCCCCtttgttcttgttgttgtttctgAGAACTGAACATCTCTTGTTTCCGCTAATTCACAAATATCCTCAGGAAAAAATGCTTCTTCACAATTCACTAGTCTGCGCTAGGGCTCCCCTGAACCATGCCGCTCTCTTCTGATCATATCCAGAAGATCTTGAACTACTTCAGACATCAATGGTCTAAACTCTGGTTCAGACtgtcacaagaaaaaaaaagaacaaacactcttttattcaaaccaaacacacaatcacaagcaTATAATCACAGTTTCTCATAATAGTTCAACATGTGCTTTTTTTACCTGAACACACCGCGAAATAATATCAGCAAAGTGTGACAATGACTTTGCAGGGTACTGTCCATTAAGAGATGGATCAACCATTTTCCCCAACGCATCGATATCATGAAGCTGAGGAACCGCCCACCTCACCAAGAACTGCTCTGCTCTACTCCGGTCCCTATAAATCAGACTCTCATATGAATGAATACACATTTTAccagaaagaaacaaaaatgtaaatgtGCAATACCTGTCGTAGGACATTCTACCAGTCAAGAGTTCTAACATAACAACACCAAAACTGTATACATCACTCTGCCATGTATAGACTCCTGAGTCAAACTCTGGAGCTCCATATCCGTAAGCCGCAAGCAATTGTCCTGATAACTGattaatacaataaaaaaaagttggtTTTAGATCTCCAAGAAACTTGTTAAATTCGGATTTATCATAAGCTTCCAATTTAAACCAATTGGTACTAAGTGGATTGGCACtaaaccttatatatatatactccctccgtttcataaagttacatattataggaaaaaaaattatttcaaaaagatctatttttttttgcatttttaatgtatgttttattaactaattgcaaacttcaaaaaacttaattgcacttattggatttttattggcttaaaattataGGAAAAAGATAATCACACaaaattatgcaaatttaatgtgttttattaaaatgtgtgaaaagtcttaaatatgtaacattttgaAATGGAGGGAGTAGTATTTACGGTTTCCTTAAATTCCCGATGTGTGATACTTTATCCCTAATAAAACTACAGAGGTGAAAGCCATCTGAATCAAGATCATTGGGGGTTTAAAACTTTACCTGACTCACAGAGCCTGATGAAATTAATGGGGCCAAACCACAATCTGAGACAAGAACACTCAGATCATCATCTAGTAAGACATTGACTGATTTGAAGTTTCTGTGTATGATTGGTGGTTCACACACCTCATGCAAGTACCTTTAAGACATTAACACAAGTTAGAAAAGATTccaaaaaaattttaagttaaagAAACCAAGAAACTTACTCAAGGGCTTTAGCAGCTCCAAGTGCCATTCTGACACGTTTGTTCCACGAGAGCTTCTTCTTGAACTCATCGTCTGAATGCAAACCGTCTTGCAACGTACCGTTACTGCAATATTCGTAGATCAGTAGTCTCTGGTCGTGCTCAGCGCAGTAACCAACAAGTTCAACGATGTTGGCGTGGCGTATCCTATCTATATCGTTCACTAGTTCGATGAACTCATGATCCTGTTGCTGTTCACAAGCCCTCTTGTCCAACTTCTTGACAGCAAACATCTGTAAAAGACAACATCATAAGACTAAAGATTCAGAAGTGTTTGAAACTAAGTTGCATTGTACCTTTCCATCGGGAAGACGAGCCTTGTAAACACTCCCGAGCATCCCAGAGCCGAGGAGATTCTCCTGAGAGAAGCTTTGAGTGTATTGCTGAAGAGATGCAACGGAGTAATGCTTCACAGAAGTTATGGGTACGCGTGTCTTTGGTGAAGGCTTCTTAAAGGGTCTCTCAGGAGACTTAATTGGCATAAAGGTGACCACAGGAGGAGCTGGTGGcggcggtggaggaggaggaggaggaggtggaggcgtAAGCGTTGAGAAGTCAATGTCTTGACTCTCTTGTCTTGTTATAGGTCTTTGCAACCGCTCAATGTCATGTAAAACCTTTGGTTCTTGTCCAGCTTTGGTGAATGGTACTGTTTCCATAAGCATTGTTTAAGCAATAATGACATAAGAATGCAATGGAGACTCAAATCTTTTTACCTTTCTCAGACCGAACAGGTGGTGGCAGTAGAGGAGGCCCATTCTCCAGAGCATTCTCTCTGTTTCCTCTGTCAGCACCAACTTGATGCGGTTTAAAGACACTACTAGCActttctcttctccttcttaaACACTTTGGCAACAGCAAGAGTAATGCCAAAACAAGGATTATGAAGAGGACGACGCCAGCGATTGATATGAGGACTATCCGTGTGGTTTGTGAAGAGCTCTTCTGCTCTTTTGGAGAAGGAGGTTCACCATCAATTTTCCCTCGGTTTCTTTcaggtggaggaggaggtggtggaaCTCCAACGAACGGTCGTGTTGGAGAT
This genomic stretch from Brassica napus cultivar Da-Ae chromosome C9, Da-Ae, whole genome shotgun sequence harbors:
- the LOC125593250 gene encoding transcription factor mef2A-like encodes the protein MGRGSISSASQQNRGLVPSGAQMSQQMMMPHPYQQERPVAHFQMPHPYQQEGSVAPFQMSQQMMMSHLRPSVPPYQQERPVAPVQNEFTQQRGKRKVYEAGESSSSRKRQNHQPGMSQQHLWQIEAPRDSEGYQEYLERLGGSSGGSLGAFSARHPLNQGRQNQPPWMNYNQPQQQAVRPVMNYNYNQQQQAARPVMNYNYNQQQQAVRPVMNYNYNQQQQAVRPWMNYNSNQQQQAVRPWMNYNYNQQQQAVRPVMNYNYHLQQQQFHQGQQRFRFPMNMIQHHQASPSAAVPPPPEQVNQQLQPQTQQPRQFQGSNADEPSSSRQGQG
- the LOC106435145 gene encoding protein STRUBBELIG-RECEPTOR FAMILY 3-like, coding for MDAASKRSITQFGCSKLHCLPLLLSLLIWTPYISFAATNPDDVVAINGLYAALGAPTLPGWTASGGDPCGEAWQGVICNVSDVISITVNAANLEGELGDNLSKFTSIRGIDFSNNRIGGYIPTNLPVTLQHFFLSANQFTGSIPESLGTLSSLSDMSLNDNQLSGELPDVFQNLVGLINLDISANNLSGTLPPSMESLSALTTLHVQNNQISGTLDVLQVLPLQDLNIENNLFSGPIPEKLLSIPRFLKEGNQFNSTTLAPSLSPSTSPTRPFVGVPPPPPPPERNRGKIDGEPPSPKEQKSSSQTTRIVLISIAGVVLFIILVLALLLLLPKCLRRRRESASSVFKPHQVGADRGNRENALENGPPLLPPPVRSEKVPFTKAGQEPKVLHDIERLQRPITRQESQDIDFSTLTPPPPPPPPPPPPPAPPVVTFMPIKSPERPFKKPSPKTRVPITSVKHYSVASLQQYTQSFSQENLLGSGMLGSVYKARLPDGKMFAVKKLDKRACEQQQDHEFIELVNDIDRIRHANIVELVGYCAEHDQRLLIYEYCSNGTLQDGLHSDDEFKKKLSWNKRVRMALGAAKALEYLHEVCEPPIIHRNFKSVNVLLDDDLSVLVSDCGLAPLISSGSVSQLSGQLLAAYGYGAPEFDSGVYTWQSDVYSFGVVMLELLTGRMSYDRDRSRAEQFLVRWAVPQLHDIDALGKMVDPSLNGQYPAKSLSHFADIISRCVQSEPEFRPLMSEVVQDLLDMIRRERHGSGEP